The following coding sequences are from one Carassius gibelio isolate Cgi1373 ecotype wild population from Czech Republic chromosome B7, carGib1.2-hapl.c, whole genome shotgun sequence window:
- the ppp1r14bb gene encoding protein phosphatase 1, regulatory (inhibitor) subunit 14Bb, with amino-acid sequence MAAVASPESEPSQPARVYFQTPPGSTEEAETPVRKQGRVTVKYDRKELRKRLNLEEWIIDQLTDLYDCEEEAIPELEIDVDELLDMESDVDRAARVKELLVDCYKPTEEFVAELLDRIRGMQKLSTPQKK; translated from the exons ATGGCGGCTGTAGCAAGTCCAGAATCAGAACCGAGCCAGCCAGCTCGCGTTTACTTCCAGACGCCCCCCGGTTCGACCGAGGAAGCCGAGACCCCGGTCCGCAAACAAGGACGGGTCACAGTGAAATACGACCGGAAAGAACTGAGAAAGAGACTTAATTTGGAAGAGTGGATTATTGACCAGCTAACGGATCTTTACGACTGTGAG GAGGAGGCGATTCCAGAGCTGGAGATTGATGTGGATGAACTGCTGGACATGGAGAGTGATGTAGACCGTGCCGCAAGGGTCAAG GAACTGCTGGTAGACTGTTATAAACCTACTGAA GAGTTTGTAGCTGAATTGCTGGACAGGATCCGTGGCATGCAGAAGCTCAGTACTCCTCAGAAGAAATGA